In Falco cherrug isolate bFalChe1 chromosome 5, bFalChe1.pri, whole genome shotgun sequence, one DNA window encodes the following:
- the HDHD5 gene encoding haloacid dehalogenase-like hydrolase domain-containing 5 isoform X2 yields the protein MALRGCLRAGGGLLRAAGPRGPPARGGCAGGRPPTFGFLFDVDGVLVRGSQAVPAARQAFQRLADSSGRLRVPVVFLTNAGNCLRSAKAHELTQALGLQVSPEQPPPTTGFPTIEGVILFGEPVRWETSLQLITDVLLSNGNPGAELRDIPYPHLPVLACNMDLLWMAEAKMPRFGHGTFLLCLENIYKKVTGRELKYEALIGKPSTVTYRYAEYLIQQQAEKQGWKSPIRRLYAVGDNPMSDIYGANLYNNYLKSAHQNQVQAGVKRSPQAASPQTEDLELRKECNNSVESCESILVCTGVYRHNADVPSKTEECMTETVFHGHRDFCFDPSLVEASYIVQDVNDAVQLAFKKENWS from the exons aTGGCGCTGCGCGGCTGCCTGCGGGCCGGCGGGGGGCTGCTgcgcgccgcggggccgcgggggccgcccgcccgcgggggCTGCGCCGGGGGCCGG CCGCCGACCTTTGGGTTCCTCTTCGACGTGGACGGGGTGCTGGTGCGGGGCAGCCAGGCGGTGCCCGCCGCCCGCCAGGCCTTCCAGAGGCTGGCGGACAGCAGCGGGCGGCTGCGGGTGCCCGTCGTCTTCCTGACCAACGCCGGCAACTGCCTGAGGTCGGCCAAGGCCCACGAGCTGACCCaggccctggggctgcag GTGTCTCCAGAACAG CCTCCTCCAACCACTGGCTTTCCCACTATAGAAG GGGTGATTCTGTTTGGTGAGCCAGTGAGGTGGGAAACAAGCCTGCAACTTATTACTGATGTACTCTTGAGCAACGGGAaccctggggcagagctgcgAGATATACCATACCCCCATCTGCCTGTCCTTGCCTGCAACATGGATCTCCTGTGGATGGCTGAAGCCAAGATGCCCAG GTTTGGCCATGGcactttccttctctgcttggAGAACATCTACAAGAAAGTAACAGGCCGGGAACTGAAGTATGAAGCCTTGATTGGCAAACCCAGCACAGTCACCTACCGCTATGCCGAATACTTGATACAACAGCAGGCAGAGAAACAGGGCTGGAAGTCTCCCATCCGACGCCTCTATGCAGTTGG GGATAACCCTATGTCCGATATCTATGGGGCAAACCTGTACAACAACTACCTCAAGTCAGCTCACCAGAACCAGGTCCAGGCTGGGGTGAAGAGGAGCCCGCAGGCTGCCAGTCCCCAAACTGAGGATCTCGAGCTGAGGAAGGAATGCAACAATTCAGTGGAGAGTTGTGAGTCGATTCTGGTGTGCACTGGGGTCTACCGCCACAATGCAGATGTTCCCAGTAAAACGGAGGAGTGCATGACGGAAACAGTGTTCCACGGCCATCGGGACTTCTGCTTTGACCCCAGCCTGGTGGAGGCATCTTACATAGTGCAGGATGTGAATGATGCTGTGCAGCTTGCTTTCAAGAAAGAGAACTGGAGCTAG
- the HDHD5 gene encoding haloacid dehalogenase-like hydrolase domain-containing 5 isoform X1, producing MALRGCLRAGGGLLRAAGPRGPPARGGCAGGRPPTFGFLFDVDGVLVRGSQAVPAARQAFQRLADSSGRLRVPVVFLTNAGNCLRSAKAHELTQALGLQVSPEQVILSHSPLRLFSQFHQKCMLVAGQGPVEENAQNLGFKHVVTIEALRKAYPLLDMVDQSRRPKELPPPTTGFPTIEGVILFGEPVRWETSLQLITDVLLSNGNPGAELRDIPYPHLPVLACNMDLLWMAEAKMPRFGHGTFLLCLENIYKKVTGRELKYEALIGKPSTVTYRYAEYLIQQQAEKQGWKSPIRRLYAVGDNPMSDIYGANLYNNYLKSAHQNQVQAGVKRSPQAASPQTEDLELRKECNNSVESCESILVCTGVYRHNADVPSKTEECMTETVFHGHRDFCFDPSLVEASYIVQDVNDAVQLAFKKENWS from the exons aTGGCGCTGCGCGGCTGCCTGCGGGCCGGCGGGGGGCTGCTgcgcgccgcggggccgcgggggccgcccgcccgcgggggCTGCGCCGGGGGCCGG CCGCCGACCTTTGGGTTCCTCTTCGACGTGGACGGGGTGCTGGTGCGGGGCAGCCAGGCGGTGCCCGCCGCCCGCCAGGCCTTCCAGAGGCTGGCGGACAGCAGCGGGCGGCTGCGGGTGCCCGTCGTCTTCCTGACCAACGCCGGCAACTGCCTGAGGTCGGCCAAGGCCCACGAGCTGACCCaggccctggggctgcag GTGTCTCCAGAACAGGTGATCctgtcccacagccccctgcgCCTCTTCAGCCAGTTCCACCAGAAGTGCATGCTGGTAGCCGGGCAGGGGCCCGTGGAGGAGAATGCCCAGAA CCTGGGGTTCAAGCATGTGGTCACCATAGAGGCACTGAGGAAGGCATATCCCCTCTTAGACATGGTAGATCAGAGCCGGCGGCCAAAAGAACTG CCTCCTCCAACCACTGGCTTTCCCACTATAGAAG GGGTGATTCTGTTTGGTGAGCCAGTGAGGTGGGAAACAAGCCTGCAACTTATTACTGATGTACTCTTGAGCAACGGGAaccctggggcagagctgcgAGATATACCATACCCCCATCTGCCTGTCCTTGCCTGCAACATGGATCTCCTGTGGATGGCTGAAGCCAAGATGCCCAG GTTTGGCCATGGcactttccttctctgcttggAGAACATCTACAAGAAAGTAACAGGCCGGGAACTGAAGTATGAAGCCTTGATTGGCAAACCCAGCACAGTCACCTACCGCTATGCCGAATACTTGATACAACAGCAGGCAGAGAAACAGGGCTGGAAGTCTCCCATCCGACGCCTCTATGCAGTTGG GGATAACCCTATGTCCGATATCTATGGGGCAAACCTGTACAACAACTACCTCAAGTCAGCTCACCAGAACCAGGTCCAGGCTGGGGTGAAGAGGAGCCCGCAGGCTGCCAGTCCCCAAACTGAGGATCTCGAGCTGAGGAAGGAATGCAACAATTCAGTGGAGAGTTGTGAGTCGATTCTGGTGTGCACTGGGGTCTACCGCCACAATGCAGATGTTCCCAGTAAAACGGAGGAGTGCATGACGGAAACAGTGTTCCACGGCCATCGGGACTTCTGCTTTGACCCCAGCCTGGTGGAGGCATCTTACATAGTGCAGGATGTGAATGATGCTGTGCAGCTTGCTTTCAAGAAAGAGAACTGGAGCTAG
- the TMEM121B gene encoding LOW QUALITY PROTEIN: transmembrane protein 121B (The sequence of the model RefSeq protein was modified relative to this genomic sequence to represent the inferred CDS: inserted 1 base in 1 codon) yields MHRAASNQRSVSSSSGSFQPPPPPPPPLPHAADRQPLFPGGSSSGGSRPGSGSSSGSARARRPCSPRSSTEEEEEEEEEEEEDSISISKPLVPPPAAPLSAAASPLPSSSSGSSSSSGGGGGSPGRSMTAAELYGAAAAGGGAAGGGAAAGALLGPGGAAGGRRWGFQALSLVLLLGQGALLDLYLIAVTDLYWCSWIATDLVLAAGWGIFFCRNSRARRRERPPPAPRAAAAAPAAAARPPRXAVGPGAAGPGPPPRGGDFAYAHLAWLIYSIAFTPKAALILGTSILELIELRLPLGTTGFRITLALSAPLLYCLLRAIGTEGAGQLLLPPQPPPQHRAAAAFLATCLDLLDSFSLLELVLQPGRPAPLPAPLRYLLIAVYFLCLASPVLWLYELSAARPPGAARLALHLLLPAGLLDAPLLALRCLLLLRYQQPLSLFMLKNLFFLACRGLEALETCCLLRPAAAPPPAKYGPAVAAAPAAAPLAHGLSDADVGPHGYVNALAVTAQG; encoded by the exons ATGCACCGCGCTGCCTCCAACCAGCGCTCGGTCTCCTCCTCCTCGGGCTCCTtccagccgccgccgccgccgccgccgccgctgccgcaCGCCGCCGACCGGCAGCCCCTCTTCCCGGGGGGCTCCAGCAGCGGCGGCAGCCGGCCGGGCTCGGGGTCGAGCTCGGGCTCGGCGCGGGCCCgccgcccctgcagcccccgcagcagcaccgaggaggaggaggaggaagaggaagaggaggaggaggacagcatCAGCATCAGCAAGCCCCTggtgccgccgcccgccgccccgctgtccgccgccgcctcgccgctccccagcagcagcagcggcagcagcagcagcagcggcggcggcggcgggagcccgGGCCGCAGCATGACGGCGGCGGAGCTGtacggggcggcggcggcgggcggcggggcggcgggcggcggggcggcggcgggggcgctgctggggcccggcggggcggcgggcgggcggcgctggGGCTTCCAGGCGCtgtccctggtgctgctgctggggcagggcgcGCTGCTGGACCTCTACCTGATCGCCGTCACCGACCTGTACTGGTGCAGCTGGATCGCCACCGACCTGGTGCTGGCGGCCGGCTGGGGCATCTTCTTCTGCCGCAACAGCCGGGCGCGCCGCCGggagcgccccccccccgccccccgggccgccgccgccgcacccGCTGCTGCTGCACGGCCCCCCC CGGCCgtggggccgggggccgcggggccggggccccccccccgcggcggcgACTTCGCCTACGCGCACCTCGCCTGGCTCATCTACTCCATCGCCTTCACGCCCAAGGCGGCGCTGATCCTGGGCACCTCCATCCTGGAGCTGATCGAGCTGCGCCTGCCGCTGGGCACCACCGGCTTCCGCATCACCCTGGCGCTCTCCGCCCCGCTGCTGTACTGCCTGCTGCGGGCCATCGGCACCGAGGGCGCCGGGCAGCTGCTCCtgccgccgcagccgccgccgcagcaccgcgccgccgccgccttccTCGCCACCTGCCTCGACCTGCTCGACAGCTTCtccctgctggagctggtgctgcagcccgGGCGGccggcgccgctgcccgctCCGCTGCGCTACCTCCTCATCGCCGTCTACTTCCTCTGCCTGGCCTCGCCCGTGCTGTGGCTCTACGAGCtcagcgccgcccgcccgcccggcgccgcccgcctcgccctgcacctgctgctgcccgcCGGGCTGCTGGACGCCCCGCTCCTGGCGCTccgctgcctcctgctcctgcgCTACCAGCAGCCGCTCTCGCTCTTCATGCTGAAGAACCTCTTCTTCCTGGCCTGCCGCGGCCTGGAGGCGCTGGAGACCTGCTGCCTCCTtcggcccgccgccgccccgccgcccgccaaGTACGGCCCCGCCgtcgccgccgcccccgccgccgccccgctggCCCACGGGCTCTCCGACGCCGACGTGGGCCCCCACGGGTACGTGAACGCCTTGGCGGTCACCGCCCAGGGCTGA
- the IL17RA gene encoding interleukin-17 receptor A isoform X2: MAVPGTRWLPLFPLLLLLLVIAIPPAGAALRLLLGAAPPFTCSQPDLNCLVRNSTCMEASWLQVTTWTPSAPSSLHVSSDIFQQTDGKLLPVLRIEWKVATDASIQYLQGAELAVMQVNSNQQICAQFDFQNNLPLQVRPDGGRWNFTFDRFEVEPGQTYHVTVYHLPKLSVDGDYNCKSMSLTIPDCKDSLMKRTIPCIKTGSLWEPRIQGKSLDDTTLLVSFNPWMESARYQIHVASFLNEKKCKMITRDFIEDGLQQQVNVTIKIEKNIRACCNYKIQIQPFFANCGTDCLRHSAFIPCSPAPSADPSGDMIIWLYWCITGICVLLVGSVIAGVICMTKKRAGHLRGKCNHNDLQTAPYTNLPLPPLKPRKVWIVYSADHLLYVDVVLKFAEFLMTVCGTAVALDLLEDHQISELGALPWLTRQKKEMEDLSSKIIILCSRGTQAKWQAMLGSEPVCLKQDQQKPMGDLFTPALNLILPDFKKPACFGMYIVCYFEGISSEKDIPDLFNVTSRYQLMDKFEDIYFRIQDLEKFEPGRIHRIQEITAENYIDTPSGRKLKEAVQKFKNWQTEHPDWFERETICLDNDEELQSQNRESQVDSLLHEPGGIVKHQLHLREPDPNGYVINLHMHEGESRGCKLQPQFNSCGDPTYQTMVLPVDEAPLVQVVEPVSSTEDGNILGHHVLSNEDCMEGVPLLETSFPMRNVVLHNDSEVSAIDDQGPANLLGELRHHLNGLMYSLYQQSVIPSERSLCQEEAGKQHQLVFDDQCKDQRQSVQSDQGYISRCSPLPPDDLVEEVEEEEEEEDQEKQVVFNELSPEVLNSLKSLQRQLFFQDVQQSSDWGCPAEVVDVGQSLEDC, translated from the exons GATTTAAACTGCCTCGTAAGAAATA GTACCTGCATGGAGGCAAGCTGGCTGCAGGTTACCACGTGGACTCCTTCTGCTCCAAGCAGTCTTCATGTCTCTTCTGACATTTTCCAACAGACAGATGGAAAACTGCTCCCTGTGCTTCGAATAGAATGGAAAGTGGCCACTGATG CTAGCATCCAGTATCTCCaaggggcagagctggctgtgatGCAAGTGAACAGCAATCAACAAATCTGCGCTCAGTTTGACTTCCAGAACAACTTGCCACTTCAGGTCCGTCCAGATGGAGGCCGG tggaatttCACTTTTGACCGTTTTGAAGTGGAACCTGGCCAGACTTACCACGTGACTGTCTACCACTTGCCCAAACTGAGTGTAGATGGAGACTACAATTGCAAGTCCATGTCTCTCACAATACCTG ACTGCAAGGACTCTCTGATGAAAAGAACCATCCCATGTATAAagacag GCAGCTTGTGGGAGCCCAGGATCCAAGGTAAAAGTCTAGATGATACAACTCTGCTTGTGAGCTTTAACCCGTGGATGGAATCAGCCCGATACCAAATTCATGTGGCCAGTTTTCTGAATGAGAAGAAGTGTAAAATGATCACACGTGATTTCATTGAG GATGGACTACAACAGCAAGTGAATGTCACAATCAAAATAGAGAAGAACATAAGAGCTTGCTGCAATTACAAAATACAG ATTCAGCCATTCTTTGCGAACTGTGGCACAGACTGTCTGAGACACTCTGCTTTCATCCCATGTTCACCAGCTCCAA GTGCAGACCCATCAG GCGATATGATTATATGGCTTTACTGGTGCATCACTGGGATCTGTGTGTTACTGGTGGGATCAGTCATAGCAGGTGTGATTTGTATGACCAAAAAACGAGCAG GACACCTGCGAGGGAAATGCAACCACAATGATTTGCAAACTG CACCATACACCAACCTTCCTCTGCCACCCCTGAAGCCCCGAAAGGTTTGGATTGTGTACTCTGCTGATCACCTGCTGTACGTGGATGTGGTGCTGAAGTTTGCAGAGTTCCTGATGACAGTCTGTGGCACTGCTGTAGCCTTAGATCTGCTAGAAGATCATCAGATTTCAGAGTTAGGGGCGTTACCCTGGCTTACTCGacagaagaaggaaatggaagaTCTGTCTTCAAAGATCATCATCTTATGTTCACGGGGCACCCAGGCCAAATGGCAGGCCATGCTTGGGAGTGAGCCTGTGTGTCTCAAGCAAGATCAGCAAAAGCCAATGGGAGACCTGTTCACCCCAGCCTTGAATTTGATCCTACCAGACTTCAAGAAGCCAGCCTGTTTTGGAATGTATATAGTCTGCTATTTTGAGGGAATAAGTAGTGAGAAAGATATACCTGATCTGTTCAACGTCACATCCAGGTACCAACTGATGGACAAGTTTGAGGATATTTATTTTCGGATTCAGGATTTGGAGAAGTTTGAACCTGGGCGCATCCATCGAATCCAGGaaatcacagctgaaaattACATCGATACCCCTAGTGGGAGGAAGTTGAAAGAGGCAGTACAAAAGTTCAAGAACTGGCAGACTGAGCACCCAGACTGGTTTGAGAGAGAAACCATCTGCCTGGATAATGATGAAGAGTTGCAGTCCCAAAACAGAGAGAGCCAGGTGGATTCATTGCTACATGAACCAGGTGGAATTGTGAAACACCAGCTGCACCTACGGGAGCCTGACCCTAACGGCTATGTCATCAACCTCCACATGCATGAAGGTGAAAGCAGAGGCTGTAAACTGCAGCCTCAATTTAATTCATGTGGGGATCCAACTTATCAGACTATGGTCCTTCCTGTGGATGAGGCTCCTCTAGTTCAGGTAGTGGAACCAGTCTCTTCCACAGAAGATGGAAATATACTTGGTCATCATGTGCTGAGTAATGAGGACTGTATGGAAGGAGTTCCTCTTCTGGAAACAAGCTTTCCAATGAGGAATGTCGTCCTCCACAATGACTCTGAAGTTTCAGCAATAGATGACCAGGGTCCTGCAAACCTCTTAGGTGAACTGAGACACCATCTGAATGGACTCATGTACTCTCTTTATCAGCAGAGTGTCATTCCTTCAGAGCGATCTCTCTGCCAAGAGGAGGCGGGCAAGCAACACCAGTTGGTCTTTGATGACCAATGCAAAGACCAAAGACAGTCAGTGCAGTCGGACCAGGGCTACATCTCTAGATGTTCTCCTCTGCCACCTGATGACCTTGTGGAGGaggtggaagaggaggaggaggaagaggatcaGGAAAAACAGGTGGTCTTCAATGAACTCTCTCCAGAGGTCTTGAACAGTCTAAAGAGCCTCCAGCGGCAGCTGTTTTTCCAGGATGTTCAACAGAGCTCTGACTGGGGGTGTCCAGCTGAGGTGGTGGATGTTGGCCAATCTTTGGAGGATTGTTAG
- the IL17RA gene encoding interleukin-17 receptor A isoform X1 has protein sequence MAVPGTRWLPLFPLLLLLLVIAIPPAGAALRLLLGAAPPFTCSQPDLNCLVRNSTCMEASWLQVTTWTPSAPSSLHVSSDIFQQTDGKLLPVLRIEWKVATDASIQYLQGAELAVMQVNSNQQICAQFDFQNNLPLQVRPDGGRWNFTFDRFEVEPGQTYHVTVYHLPKLSVDGDYNCKSMSLTIPDCKDSLMKRTIPCIKTGSLWEPRIQGKSLDDTTLLVSFNPWMESARYQIHVASFLNEKKCKMITRDFIEDGLQQQVNVTIKIEKNIRACCNYKIQIQPFFANCGTDCLRHSAFIPCSPAPSADPSGDMIIWLYWCITGICVLLVGSVIAGVICMTKKRAGHLRGKCNHNDLQTAAPYTNLPLPPLKPRKVWIVYSADHLLYVDVVLKFAEFLMTVCGTAVALDLLEDHQISELGALPWLTRQKKEMEDLSSKIIILCSRGTQAKWQAMLGSEPVCLKQDQQKPMGDLFTPALNLILPDFKKPACFGMYIVCYFEGISSEKDIPDLFNVTSRYQLMDKFEDIYFRIQDLEKFEPGRIHRIQEITAENYIDTPSGRKLKEAVQKFKNWQTEHPDWFERETICLDNDEELQSQNRESQVDSLLHEPGGIVKHQLHLREPDPNGYVINLHMHEGESRGCKLQPQFNSCGDPTYQTMVLPVDEAPLVQVVEPVSSTEDGNILGHHVLSNEDCMEGVPLLETSFPMRNVVLHNDSEVSAIDDQGPANLLGELRHHLNGLMYSLYQQSVIPSERSLCQEEAGKQHQLVFDDQCKDQRQSVQSDQGYISRCSPLPPDDLVEEVEEEEEEEDQEKQVVFNELSPEVLNSLKSLQRQLFFQDVQQSSDWGCPAEVVDVGQSLEDC, from the exons GATTTAAACTGCCTCGTAAGAAATA GTACCTGCATGGAGGCAAGCTGGCTGCAGGTTACCACGTGGACTCCTTCTGCTCCAAGCAGTCTTCATGTCTCTTCTGACATTTTCCAACAGACAGATGGAAAACTGCTCCCTGTGCTTCGAATAGAATGGAAAGTGGCCACTGATG CTAGCATCCAGTATCTCCaaggggcagagctggctgtgatGCAAGTGAACAGCAATCAACAAATCTGCGCTCAGTTTGACTTCCAGAACAACTTGCCACTTCAGGTCCGTCCAGATGGAGGCCGG tggaatttCACTTTTGACCGTTTTGAAGTGGAACCTGGCCAGACTTACCACGTGACTGTCTACCACTTGCCCAAACTGAGTGTAGATGGAGACTACAATTGCAAGTCCATGTCTCTCACAATACCTG ACTGCAAGGACTCTCTGATGAAAAGAACCATCCCATGTATAAagacag GCAGCTTGTGGGAGCCCAGGATCCAAGGTAAAAGTCTAGATGATACAACTCTGCTTGTGAGCTTTAACCCGTGGATGGAATCAGCCCGATACCAAATTCATGTGGCCAGTTTTCTGAATGAGAAGAAGTGTAAAATGATCACACGTGATTTCATTGAG GATGGACTACAACAGCAAGTGAATGTCACAATCAAAATAGAGAAGAACATAAGAGCTTGCTGCAATTACAAAATACAG ATTCAGCCATTCTTTGCGAACTGTGGCACAGACTGTCTGAGACACTCTGCTTTCATCCCATGTTCACCAGCTCCAA GTGCAGACCCATCAG GCGATATGATTATATGGCTTTACTGGTGCATCACTGGGATCTGTGTGTTACTGGTGGGATCAGTCATAGCAGGTGTGATTTGTATGACCAAAAAACGAGCAG GACACCTGCGAGGGAAATGCAACCACAATGATTTGCAAACTG cagCACCATACACCAACCTTCCTCTGCCACCCCTGAAGCCCCGAAAGGTTTGGATTGTGTACTCTGCTGATCACCTGCTGTACGTGGATGTGGTGCTGAAGTTTGCAGAGTTCCTGATGACAGTCTGTGGCACTGCTGTAGCCTTAGATCTGCTAGAAGATCATCAGATTTCAGAGTTAGGGGCGTTACCCTGGCTTACTCGacagaagaaggaaatggaagaTCTGTCTTCAAAGATCATCATCTTATGTTCACGGGGCACCCAGGCCAAATGGCAGGCCATGCTTGGGAGTGAGCCTGTGTGTCTCAAGCAAGATCAGCAAAAGCCAATGGGAGACCTGTTCACCCCAGCCTTGAATTTGATCCTACCAGACTTCAAGAAGCCAGCCTGTTTTGGAATGTATATAGTCTGCTATTTTGAGGGAATAAGTAGTGAGAAAGATATACCTGATCTGTTCAACGTCACATCCAGGTACCAACTGATGGACAAGTTTGAGGATATTTATTTTCGGATTCAGGATTTGGAGAAGTTTGAACCTGGGCGCATCCATCGAATCCAGGaaatcacagctgaaaattACATCGATACCCCTAGTGGGAGGAAGTTGAAAGAGGCAGTACAAAAGTTCAAGAACTGGCAGACTGAGCACCCAGACTGGTTTGAGAGAGAAACCATCTGCCTGGATAATGATGAAGAGTTGCAGTCCCAAAACAGAGAGAGCCAGGTGGATTCATTGCTACATGAACCAGGTGGAATTGTGAAACACCAGCTGCACCTACGGGAGCCTGACCCTAACGGCTATGTCATCAACCTCCACATGCATGAAGGTGAAAGCAGAGGCTGTAAACTGCAGCCTCAATTTAATTCATGTGGGGATCCAACTTATCAGACTATGGTCCTTCCTGTGGATGAGGCTCCTCTAGTTCAGGTAGTGGAACCAGTCTCTTCCACAGAAGATGGAAATATACTTGGTCATCATGTGCTGAGTAATGAGGACTGTATGGAAGGAGTTCCTCTTCTGGAAACAAGCTTTCCAATGAGGAATGTCGTCCTCCACAATGACTCTGAAGTTTCAGCAATAGATGACCAGGGTCCTGCAAACCTCTTAGGTGAACTGAGACACCATCTGAATGGACTCATGTACTCTCTTTATCAGCAGAGTGTCATTCCTTCAGAGCGATCTCTCTGCCAAGAGGAGGCGGGCAAGCAACACCAGTTGGTCTTTGATGACCAATGCAAAGACCAAAGACAGTCAGTGCAGTCGGACCAGGGCTACATCTCTAGATGTTCTCCTCTGCCACCTGATGACCTTGTGGAGGaggtggaagaggaggaggaggaagaggatcaGGAAAAACAGGTGGTCTTCAATGAACTCTCTCCAGAGGTCTTGAACAGTCTAAAGAGCCTCCAGCGGCAGCTGTTTTTCCAGGATGTTCAACAGAGCTCTGACTGGGGGTGTCCAGCTGAGGTGGTGGATGTTGGCCAATCTTTGGAGGATTGTTAG